The window ATTCACGCATCGTCATGCACGGCTAATCGAAGGCGCCCGCGCGCCTTACCCGGCCTTGCCCAGCAATTCCTCTGCCCGCACCAGGTCTTCCGGCCGGTTGACGTTGAAGAAGGGGTCCACGGGTTCCGTTGGATAGTCTATATCGGCCACCCGGTAGCGCGCCGTCCAGCAGCCGATCTTGCGGACACCTTCTTCCATCAGCGCTTGGCGCAAGGGCTGGGCAAGCTTGACCGGCCAAAGGCCGAAGACCGGGTGCGGCCTGCCGCCGGAAACGGCCCGCGCAAGGTCGGCGCCTTCGGTTGCCATGGCCGCTTCTATGGCTTGCAGGAAGCGCCCCACGAGATCGCGGGGGAAAAAGGGGCAATCCGTCGCGAAGGTGGCAACCCACCGGGCGTCCGGTGCATTCTTCCTCGCCCATTCCATGCCGGTCAGCACGCCGGCAAGCGGCCCCGCATGCCCTTCGACGACGTCGCCCGCGACGGGCAGCCCGAAACGGGCCAGCCGGCCAGAATCCGCGTTGGCGTTAAGAACCATTCGCGCCACTTGCGGTCGCGCCCGCTCGATCGCGTGTTCGAGCAAGGTCCGGCCGCCAAGGGCGAGGAGATATTTCTGACCCCCGCCCATTCTCAAGGCGCGGCCTCCCGCCAGCAGCACGCCCACCACCTTCGTCAGGTCCGGTCCCGCCATTTTTTGATCTTTTCCCCTTTCAGGACATGGCCTCTTTCAGGAACATGGCTACAAAGTTTCCGCTATTGTTACACTCTTCACCAGTCGCTTCGCCACGGAGGGAGGGCAGCCTTCCTTTCCTTTCGGGGATAGCGGTTGAGGGGCGGATGACGAAAACCAAGAGGGAAACAGGGGTGCCTCGGCACCCGGGGAAGGGGAAGAAGCGAACGCGC is drawn from Pseudomonadota bacterium and contains these coding sequences:
- the mobA gene encoding molybdenum cofactor guanylyltransferase MobA translates to MAGPDLTKVVGVLLAGGRALRMGGGQKYLLALGGRTLLEHAIERARPQVARMVLNANADSGRLARFGLPVAGDVVEGHAGPLAGVLTGMEWARKNAPDARWVATFATDCPFFPRDLVGRFLQAIEAAMATEGADLARAVSGGRPHPVFGLWPVKLAQPLRQALMEEGVRKIGCWTARYRVADIDYPTEPVDPFFNVNRPEDLVRAEELLGKAG